The Panicum virgatum strain AP13 chromosome 6K, P.virgatum_v5, whole genome shotgun sequence nucleotide sequence TGATAAACAGCAAGAGCCTTTCCGAGTTACGAGTCCTTGGATTAGTTCATATTAGATTGGATTGCTATGATATTAATAGCTAAATTTAATTTTTAGTAGTTATTTGATGCAATTCAATTATTTAAATCTAATTGTTCTTTAAACACGTGATTGTGGCACGTGCGTGCGTCTCCACTAGTTTATGAAGAAAAAaacattgcaaaaaaaaaatcccatttCTAGCTGCCATTGACACAACTCTGTAACAGCTttctagaagaagaaaaagacctGGCGACAACGTGAAGATAGAATGGATGTCGCAATCACGTCAAGAAATGGCGGGTTTTGTACATGTGTTGGTAACCGTGACTTCTGATTTGTGTGAAGCACGGGTACGGCGTCTTCTGCCTGCACGTAGCAGAAACAGAAAAAGGTCGAAAGTAGTTCCTCACTGGCGTGTGGGCCCCACTGCACTcaggcccacacgtcagcgggTTAGTCCCTGCAGTACTCCAAAGACCAAAGGTCATGATAGTACTAGGTGGTTGTTGAGTTGATGCAAGTACTTTACTCATGGAAACAATCGAGAGTATTCAGCCAAACGATTACAAGTACACTACTCATGGCTAATTTGGATAGggtattttttgaaaataaatccTTGAAATTTGGTCCAGAATTGAACCGACTCCCTAAACCTTTTTTTCCCCCAAAGAAATCAGCTCCGACACTGTCAAACCAAGCAACCCCGAAATGACATAGCCGACCACCAAATTACACAGAAGCAGTAATCCTATGACGCTTGGGCAGCTCAACTATGAAGTCCAAGAGGCAGGAGTGCAGAACGATCATGGCGAGACGCATCACGCGTGGGGTTCTCCCCGGGCTGATTTATTTATATTCCTCAAATAACCAGTTGAGGTCGAAGGCAGCCGGAAAGCGTCAATGGCTACACAGCGGCGGCGTCAGCCGGTGCCGCTCGCCAGGCCGGCCGTGGCGAGAGAAATGCTGAGGAGGAACAGGGCAAAGCAGACGAAGCAGAGCACCGGCTGCGCAGCGCTGCTGGCGAGGATCCCCGTGGCGGCcgaggacgcggcggagacTGCGAGGACGGTGACGTTCCGACGAGCGAAGGCGGCAGTTCCAGCGAGCGCGGACTGcgccgcggcgagcagggcccgggccgcggccgcgctggcCGTCGAGCAGAGGCCCGCGCCGATCAGGCTCaccccggcgacggcgaggacgaaCGAGGAGGAGCGTGGCCTCGAGGACGCTGGAGCCTCCCGCTCCTCCCGGGATGCAGGTGAGCGCCGCGGCGACTGCGACCACGGTGGCGGGGAAGCCAAGGTCGGTCACCCGGTgcgtgccgccgccgatgccgccggcggcggccatgtgTCGTCCCATGTCAGTTCCGCAACCGTCGTTGTTgacgccgccgaggccgagggTGCGGCGGTCGGCGGACGTGTCCCGACGGcgtggcggcgacgcggcgcgaGCCGGGCCTCGGCGTCGGCGGTCCCAATGCTGGGGTCGAGCAGTCGGCGTCGCCCGCCAGGAAGGTCACGAAcgccctcgtcgccggccagcTCGGGTGCTGCTGAGGCTTCTCTGGGACCTGTCACCTGTGGAGTGGAGGCTTCTTGTTGGTTGATCTTTGCTCAAGGCTTGGTCGCTTGGGGGTTCCGCGGTGGTCCGGCGGGATTAAATAGACGGTCGGAGGGCGAAGTGGTCCCCGGTTTTGCGTCGGCCACTTGCTGTTGCAGATTCAGTGAGGGCCCACAGGTCATAGAACCACATCTCCAAGACTGCACATGCACGACATTTGGTAGGATTGATTGCTCCCGTCACCTATTACTGGGATAATATAAGTTTAGTCTCTGGGCACCAGTAGCAAGATTTTTGGATTGGAAATAGACAAGTGGTCCGAATGCAAACCGGGGAGAAAGGGGGAAAAAAAGGGAGGTGGTGATGCCAAGACCACAAATACCCACCCGTACATCAACGATGACGAACCATCTGTTATCGGTGCACGCCAAGAACTGAGGCGCGGCTCTGGCGCTCCGCCAGCGGCCAGCGTAAGGTGAGCTGAGGACTCATAAATTCATCCATAGTTCGTCAAAGTTATCACTGCAATTTTAAATTACGACCAATTTAATAATATCAGCCCTCAATCACATCCTATCAACATGTATTTAGGCTATAAAAAAATCACGTTCTAAAAAATTTGAATACCCTTGCCACAAATCCTACATCTGCCCTGGTGATGGCCTGGTGGGGTTCTGAGACTTGATACGATGTATGGTTAATGGTTGCTCGGTATTCCGAGGAGCTTGGGTGCATGTAGGGGGTGCAAATGGAGAACCTTTAGATGCACCTCCAATTTTTTTTAGTGCAAAATATTATACTGATTTTTTAAaatgaaattttattttataaaaatagTACATATTTTGAATTAAAGAAAGTTGGAGGTGCTTTTAAGGATCACCACATGTACAACTCTTGAGACGTTGAGTGGACCGGCTCGATTTGCTGGGACCTTTCCTGGCACCCCCACAAAACCCCCGCAATCATGTGATGGCCCGGAATCCCCACCGGCGCAGCCTCAACTCGCAGGTCTgcattttttgaagaaaaactcTGCAGGTCTGCATCGTCGGCGAGATTGAGACCGTGCGCGCAGTTCTCGCCGGCCGGACCGCCGCTGGCCGCGTGGTGTCAGGGTTGCTAGGATTTGTCGCCTCCGAACCTGCCGGTGAGCAAACAGAATGGAAGCTGGTCTCGATTGTGTATTTGTATTATCAGCTTTTCGCGCTATGTTTCACTTGTTCTCCGTTTACTTCTTCACATACGCCCGATCGTACAAGTCATCCATTCTGTCCTCTGGAAAAAGGAACATTGGCCaaacgaaaaaaaaaaaactcatttcTAGCAGCCATCGCCACAACTCTGTAAAAACAGTGTTTCTAGAACTAAGGGAAGTTAAAAAAATAGCTAATCACATCAGCTAAATAAATGGAATGGTTGTCGCAATCATGCTCGTAAAGACATAGTGGGGTTTTGTTTGGTTAAGGAGATAAAGGCAGCCCTTGACCATTTGTTCCGAGTCGTAACGCGACCAATAGCTTTTTCGCTGCCTCCTCACCTCAAGCCATGCCATCCAAATCGTAAAAGATCGTGTTTGTTCCGTTTTCATGGTACGTTTGTAAAGCTTTTCTTACTATTACGGTCCTGTGTTAGTGACTCAAGATTGCCGCTATGGTTGCCCCACCTTATATGCTGTACTTTTTTACCATagatttttataaatttttattaTGAAACTAAATCTAGCAATCTCCTTTAAACATAGTCTAGCCAAATTATAAATCTTTGCAACCAAACATCCCCTCAACTCATATGTCCCAGACGAGCCGAGACGCAAACCATGTATaaatactctttttttttaaaaaaaatattaaacacTGCAAGGCCAGTTGACCTATTGGGAGAGAAACAAAGATCACGCAAGCTCTTCCTGCCTCGATTATTCTTACCCAAAGGCTTTGGAGACCATCAGCAATTCAGCATCGACGACGAGCAGCTCAGCGTCCAAAGCTCGTCAGCGAGCACAGTTCGCTACGCCGATGGTAACGAGAGACATGGCGACCAGGAACAGAGCAAAGCTAACGAAACAGAGTGTCCGGTCACCGCCGCCGAAGATGACTCCtgtcgccgccgacgaggcAGCCGCGACTCCGACGACAGCGAGGTTCCGGCGGACAAAGGCGGACGCCTTGCCGACCACGGCGGACTGCACGGCGCACCGAACAGTCTCGGCTCTGCCGGCCAGGAAGACGCCGGCCGTGATCAGGTTCACTCCGGCCATGGCGAGCGCCcacgcgaggaggaggacggcgagggACAGGGTCATGCCGCtggcgcctgccgccgccgccgcagctgcagcTGGGACCGAGAAGTAGGCGAGCGCCGCGCCGATCGCGaccacggcggcgaggacgccggCGGCTGCTGTCGTTGCCCGGCgcgagccggcggcgccggcgcctcctccagcgccgccgcggaggcggcggtggaggaacAGGTTGGCCTCCTTCCCGACACCGTACTCGGCGAGGGTGCGGCGGCCGTCACCGAGCTCCCTCCCGGCGAAGACGAGGCGCTggtccgccgccgcgacgcgcTCCCTCGCCTGGACCCAGGCCTTCACCGCGTCGACGGTGTCCGACGGGCTGACGTCCAGGGCCAGGCTCCTCCCGCCCAGGGTCCTCACGAAGACCTgcatgccgccgccggttcGACGGCGAAGGAACCGGCCGCCGTACCATGATCCGTCCGCAGCGCCGCCTCGACCGCCGCCCCCAAGCCTCCTGCCCTTGCCCTTGCTGTCGCCGGCGAAGGCGAACCAGCGCTGCTCGCGCGGCGGGACGCCCAACTTGCCGTCAAGCCTGGccttgccggcgccggcgccggccgtggCGGCGTACGACGATTCCAGCTCGCACGTGATGGTGCCCATCTGCGATTCTACACCGGCCGGATCCGCAAGAGATCGCAAGAAAATAGTGGGGCATCAATCGTCTAACTGAATCAGCAGGATATTAATTACAGTGAGTTAGTGGCATAAACCTTAATGTTTTTCAGCGGCAAGGCACTAATTAAGGCAGGTA carries:
- the LOC120711610 gene encoding uncharacterized protein LOC120711610, which codes for MGTITCELESSYAATAGAGAGKARLDGKLGVPPREQRWFAFAGDSKGKGRRLGGGGRGGAADGSWYGGRFLRRRTGGGMQVFVRTLGGRSLALDVSPSDTVDAVKAWVQARERVAAADQRLVFAGRELGDGRRTLAEYGVGKEANLFLHRRLRGGAGGGAGAAGSRRATTAAAGVLAAVVAIGAALAYFSVPAAAAAAAAGASGMTLSLAVLLLAWALAMAGVNLITAGVFLAGRAETVRCAVQSAVVGKASAFVRRNLAVVGVAAASSAATGVIFGGGDRTLCFVSFALFLVAMSLVTIGVANCAR